From a single Bacillus sp. NEB1478 genomic region:
- a CDS encoding glycosyltransferase — translation MSPVISIVVPIYNVESYLANCINSILSQTYSDFELILVNDGSPDNCGGICEYYKRKDKRVKIIHKENGGVSSARNKGIEISRGEYIAFVDPDDSIEPNMYEVLLENALDLNADIVVCPIKTINVETNTYSTSSIWKNTNSVIDKKEIEDYIIPSILKNKTFSIVSSVNKLYRKSLFDSFKFEEHKHHSEDARLNFKFLTITNRLVFVEQPLYNYYKHKRESLTQIFRENFYDYIVDNKNLLIEICKSYKLKEYTNYVKNHYTSVTLSYIHEVVQSPLIINEKYKIISSILNDIHFKEDLKCYKCPSVYYKILKLFCFNKNEKLLYKFIFTKNKFQLLLNKF, via the coding sequence ATGAGTCCAGTCATAAGTATAGTTGTACCAATATATAACGTGGAAAGCTACTTAGCAAATTGTATTAATTCAATTCTATCTCAAACATATTCGGATTTCGAACTAATCCTTGTGAACGATGGTTCTCCAGACAATTGTGGGGGAATTTGTGAGTATTACAAAAGAAAAGATAAAAGAGTGAAAATTATTCATAAAGAGAATGGAGGTGTGTCTTCAGCACGTAACAAAGGAATTGAAATTTCAAGGGGGGAGTATATAGCTTTTGTTGACCCTGATGATTCTATTGAGCCAAATATGTATGAAGTGTTATTAGAGAATGCGTTAGATCTTAACGCTGATATTGTTGTTTGTCCCATAAAGACAATAAATGTAGAAACAAACACTTATTCTACTTCATCAATTTGGAAAAATACCAATTCTGTTATTGATAAAAAAGAAATTGAAGATTATATAATTCCATCAATACTAAAAAACAAAACTTTTAGTATTGTATCAAGTGTAAATAAACTTTATAGAAAGTCGTTATTTGACTCTTTTAAATTTGAAGAACATAAGCATCATAGTGAAGATGCGAGACTTAATTTTAAGTTTTTAACAATAACTAATAGATTAGTGTTTGTAGAACAGCCCTTATATAATTACTATAAACACAAAAGAGAATCACTTACTCAGATTTTCAGAGAAAACTTTTACGATTATATTGTTGATAATAAAAATCTTTTAATAGAGATATGTAAAAGTTACAAGCTCAAAGAATACACTAATTATGTAAAAAATCACTATACAAGTGTAACCTTATCTTATATTCACGAAGTAGTACAAAGTCCTTTAATTATTAATGAAAAATACAAAATCATATCTTCGATTTTAAATGATATACATTTTAAAGAAGATCTTAAATGTTATAAATGTCCATCCGTGTATTATAAAATATTAAAGTTATTTTGTTTTAACAAAAACGAAAAGCTATTATACAAGTTCATATTTACTAAGAATAAATTTCAATTACTATTAAATAAATTTTAA
- a CDS encoding aminotransferase class I/II-fold pyridoxal phosphate-dependent enzyme, whose translation MSGNEQKYIEQAFHTNWIAPLGPNVDAFEKELTAYVGASEGVALSSGTAAIHLALSLLGVKKGDTVFCSTFTFVASANPILYQGADPVFIDSEPDTWNMSPQALENALKEAELKGKLPKAIIVVNLYGQSAKMDEILSLCNEYSVPVIEDAAESLGSTYKGKASGTFGKFGIYSFNGNKIITTSGGGMLISNKNEAVKKARFLSTQARDEAVHYQHSEMGYNYRMSNILAGVGRGQLEVLQQRVFEKRDIFDFYAEELSEVPGISFMPELEGTFSNRWLSVMTVDEKITRISVNDLIIALAEENIEARLVWKPLHLQPLFKDAAYFPHEKNYSVSEKLFNTGICLPSGTNMTKKEQLHVINCIKSALIINDSSLLSTASEIR comes from the coding sequence ATGAGTGGAAATGAGCAGAAGTATATTGAACAAGCGTTTCACACAAATTGGATCGCCCCTTTAGGTCCAAATGTTGATGCTTTTGAAAAAGAATTAACTGCATATGTTGGAGCAAGTGAAGGAGTTGCATTGAGTTCTGGTACAGCTGCCATCCATCTTGCTCTTTCTTTGTTAGGGGTAAAAAAAGGAGATACAGTTTTTTGTTCGACTTTTACATTTGTCGCTAGTGCTAATCCGATCCTTTACCAAGGCGCAGATCCTGTGTTCATTGACTCTGAACCTGATACGTGGAACATGTCACCACAAGCTCTTGAAAATGCATTGAAAGAAGCGGAATTAAAAGGAAAGCTGCCGAAAGCAATAATCGTTGTAAACTTATACGGCCAAAGTGCAAAAATGGATGAGATTTTATCCTTGTGTAATGAATACAGCGTTCCTGTCATTGAAGATGCTGCTGAATCGTTAGGTTCTACATATAAAGGAAAAGCTAGCGGGACATTTGGAAAGTTTGGTATTTACTCTTTTAATGGGAATAAAATCATTACGACTTCTGGTGGGGGAATGCTGATTTCCAATAAAAATGAAGCTGTAAAAAAGGCAAGGTTTTTATCAACACAAGCAAGGGATGAAGCCGTTCATTACCAGCATAGTGAGATGGGGTACAATTACCGGATGAGTAATATTCTTGCTGGAGTTGGTAGGGGGCAACTAGAAGTTTTACAACAAAGAGTATTCGAAAAAAGAGATATCTTTGATTTTTATGCGGAAGAATTAAGTGAGGTGCCGGGCATTTCGTTTATGCCAGAATTAGAGGGAACTTTCTCAAATCGTTGGCTTTCTGTAATGACTGTTGATGAAAAAATAACTAGAATCTCGGTAAATGATCTGATAATAGCTTTGGCAGAGGAGAACATTGAAGCCAGACTGGTATGGAAACCGTTACATCTTCAGCCATTGTTCAAAGATGCTGCATATTTTCCACATGAAAAAAATTATAGTGTATCAGAAAAACTTTTTAATACAGGAATCTGCCTTCCTTCTGGGACAAATATGACGAAAAAAGAGCAGCTGCATGTTATCAATTGCATAAAATCGGCACTCATCATAAATGACTCTAGTTTATTATCAACTGCAAGCGAAATAAGATAG
- a CDS encoding glycosyltransferase, with amino-acid sequence MKKKILFMVINMNVGGTEKALLNMISEMPKEEYDITILMLEKYGGFLDLIPETVHVKYLEGYSKIKKILNIPPKTITLNLIKNGKIIKGLYLSLLFLFSKLLNDRSILFRYLLKNIPDLKNEYDIAVAYAGPMDFISYFVVKKIKAKKKIQWIHFDITKVGFNKHFASKIYNKFDQIFVVSKEAKNKLINTVPTIKGKTDIFFNMVSKNELFKQSKEGTGFNDNFEGERILTVGRLTPEKGQDLAIKVLARLIRNGYNVRWYCVGEGSSREEYEKLIAAHNLQNHFILLGSNPNPYPFIDQCDIYVQPSRYEGYCISLVEARTLKKPIITTNVNGANEQIKNEVTGLIVNIDENELFDAVSKLLTYQKLRNKFTSNLLEESVKTSIEDKNMSLIFD; translated from the coding sequence ATGAAAAAGAAAATATTATTTATGGTAATAAACATGAATGTTGGCGGTACTGAAAAAGCACTACTAAACATGATATCCGAGATGCCAAAAGAGGAGTATGACATAACAATCCTTATGTTAGAAAAGTATGGTGGTTTTTTAGATTTAATTCCAGAGACAGTTCATGTGAAATATCTTGAGGGGTATTCTAAGATTAAAAAGATATTGAATATTCCCCCAAAAACAATCACTTTGAATTTAATTAAAAACGGTAAGATTATAAAAGGGTTATATTTATCTCTTTTATTTTTGTTTTCAAAACTCTTAAATGACAGATCCATATTATTTAGATATCTTTTAAAGAATATCCCTGATCTTAAAAATGAATATGATATCGCTGTAGCTTATGCAGGTCCAATGGACTTCATAAGTTATTTTGTTGTAAAGAAAATAAAAGCTAAAAAGAAGATTCAGTGGATTCATTTTGATATTACTAAGGTGGGATTTAACAAACATTTCGCCTCGAAAATTTATAATAAGTTTGACCAAATATTTGTTGTTTCGAAAGAAGCAAAAAATAAACTTATTAATACAGTTCCTACTATTAAAGGGAAAACAGACATTTTCTTCAACATGGTATCAAAGAATGAACTTTTTAAACAATCAAAAGAAGGAACTGGATTTAACGATAATTTTGAGGGTGAAAGAATTTTAACAGTAGGAAGATTAACACCTGAAAAAGGCCAGGATTTAGCTATAAAAGTTTTGGCGCGGTTAATAAGAAATGGTTATAACGTTAGATGGTATTGTGTAGGGGAAGGAAGTTCTCGAGAAGAATATGAAAAATTAATAGCAGCACATAATCTTCAGAACCATTTTATTTTGTTAGGTTCCAATCCAAATCCATATCCTTTTATTGACCAATGTGATATCTATGTTCAACCATCTAGATACGAGGGTTATTGTATATCTCTTGTTGAAGCTAGAACATTGAAAAAACCTATCATAACAACTAATGTAAATGGCGCAAATGAACAAATAAAAAATGAAGTAACTGGCCTTATAGTTAACATCGATGAGAATGAATTGTTTGACGCGGTATCAAAACTATTAACATATCAGAAATTAAGAAACAAGTTCACTTCCAATCTATTAGAAGAAAGTGTTAAAACTTCGATAGAAGATAAAAATATGAGTTTAATCTTTGATTAA
- a CDS encoding sugar transferase, with protein MKRTFDLFTSLVLLIIFSVVIGILAILVKNKLGSPIIFKQERPGLRAKPFYLYKFRTMTDQKDRFGNLLSDEDRLTPFGHFLRKYSLDELPQLLNVLKGDISLVGPRPLLMSYLELYTEEQKKRHDVRPGITGWAQINGRNAISWDEKFQLDLWYVQNQNFLLDLKILFLTLNKVIRSEGISNSNSVTMPIFNGTASRHKEM; from the coding sequence GTGAAGAGAACTTTTGATTTATTTACCTCTCTTGTTTTATTGATTATATTTTCTGTTGTGATTGGCATCCTTGCCATCTTAGTAAAAAACAAGCTTGGGTCACCTATTATCTTTAAACAGGAAAGGCCTGGACTCCGTGCCAAGCCGTTTTATCTATATAAATTCCGAACCATGACAGACCAAAAAGATCGTTTTGGAAATCTGTTATCTGATGAAGATCGGCTAACTCCATTTGGTCATTTTTTAAGAAAATATAGTCTAGATGAACTCCCCCAATTGTTGAATGTACTAAAAGGGGATATCAGTCTTGTTGGACCAAGACCTCTATTGATGAGTTATTTGGAGCTATATACCGAAGAACAAAAAAAACGCCATGATGTGAGGCCAGGTATTACAGGATGGGCGCAGATTAATGGTAGAAACGCAATTTCTTGGGATGAGAAATTTCAGCTCGACTTATGGTATGTACAGAACCAAAACTTTTTACTAGATTTAAAAATACTTTTTCTAACCTTGAACAAAGTAATCAGAAGTGAAGGGATATCTAATAGTAATTCAGTTACAATGCCCATATTTAATGGGACTGCAAGTAGACATAAAGAAATGTAA
- a CDS encoding ABC transporter ATP-binding protein, which produces MDTIKKLLLLFNKKEKKKLIILLFMMVAAALFETIGIGLIVPFVGLVTNPQIIHQQEFLSYIYKLFNFQSTSAFTVFSVVVLLAIFVFKNFYLLFFNFAQLKVILNQQVKLSRKLFEEYLIKPYTFHLQRNTADLLRNVNDEVPKIFQGIIISGFQLFTELLVTTCILFLLLITAPEATITSAILLSGSVFLFFKSFRKKIASLGKEQQKVNGSMIKWVNQGLGASKEVKVSGRENLFINSYTKHSQTKANNSRYMKMLEQVPRLFIETILVSIVLITMLIIVFQEKSTSQLISTMALFTMAAFRLMPSITRIIALITTIRYNQPALDVVYEDLFISKDKNSNIFFSQEDSVLTSINKREKTFKGSIKLNEVSFRYPNQKDYSAKNVSLTIPIGKSVAFIGESGAGKTTIVDIILGLFQPEKGNVLIDGKSIFEQKSLWQQKIGYIPQSIFLTDDTIRGNVAFGIAENQIDDEAVWRALEQAQLKEFVEALPDQLETEVGERGVRLSGGQRQRIGIARALYHNPEILFMDEATSALDNETEKEIMKAIDGLKGEKTLIIIAHRLSTIENCDIVFKMNKGKLISIDNKREQKTIAH; this is translated from the coding sequence ATGGACACAATAAAAAAACTTCTATTGCTTTTTAATAAAAAAGAAAAAAAAAAATTAATAATCTTATTATTCATGATGGTAGCAGCAGCTCTATTTGAAACGATTGGTATAGGATTAATTGTTCCTTTTGTTGGACTTGTAACAAACCCTCAAATAATACATCAACAAGAATTTTTGTCTTACATATATAAACTTTTTAACTTTCAATCAACATCAGCATTTACTGTATTTAGTGTCGTGGTTTTGCTTGCGATTTTTGTATTTAAAAACTTCTATTTACTTTTTTTTAACTTTGCACAACTAAAGGTTATCCTAAATCAGCAAGTTAAGCTCTCCAGAAAGTTATTTGAAGAATATTTAATTAAACCATATACTTTCCATCTCCAACGGAATACAGCAGATCTGCTTAGAAATGTAAATGATGAAGTCCCTAAAATATTCCAAGGTATTATTATTTCAGGTTTTCAACTTTTTACTGAACTTTTAGTTACGACATGTATATTATTTCTTCTGTTAATAACGGCTCCTGAGGCAACAATAACTTCAGCAATCTTATTATCTGGAAGTGTTTTTCTGTTTTTTAAATCTTTTCGAAAAAAAATAGCTTCTTTAGGTAAAGAGCAACAAAAAGTAAATGGATCAATGATTAAATGGGTTAATCAAGGATTAGGAGCTAGTAAGGAAGTTAAAGTATCAGGAAGAGAAAATCTTTTTATTAATTCGTACACCAAGCACAGCCAAACTAAGGCGAATAATAGTCGTTATATGAAAATGTTAGAACAGGTTCCGAGACTTTTTATTGAAACAATACTTGTATCAATCGTACTTATAACAATGTTAATTATCGTTTTTCAAGAAAAGAGTACTTCACAACTCATTTCGACAATGGCACTATTTACGATGGCAGCTTTCCGTTTAATGCCATCTATTACACGTATAATAGCCTTGATTACAACAATTCGTTACAATCAGCCTGCATTAGATGTTGTTTATGAAGATCTATTTATTAGCAAAGATAAGAACTCAAATATCTTTTTTTCTCAAGAAGATTCCGTATTAACATCCATAAACAAAAGAGAAAAAACATTCAAAGGTTCAATTAAGTTAAATGAAGTCTCTTTTAGATACCCTAATCAAAAAGACTATTCCGCTAAAAATGTCTCTTTAACAATCCCGATTGGTAAATCCGTTGCATTTATCGGTGAATCAGGTGCTGGGAAAACAACGATAGTGGATATCATTCTTGGTCTGTTTCAGCCTGAAAAAGGAAATGTTCTAATTGATGGGAAGAGTATATTTGAACAAAAATCATTATGGCAGCAGAAAATTGGGTATATCCCTCAATCTATATTTTTGACTGACGACACCATACGGGGGAATGTAGCATTTGGAATAGCAGAAAATCAAATTGATGACGAAGCAGTATGGCGTGCACTAGAACAAGCGCAACTAAAGGAATTTGTTGAAGCTCTTCCTGATCAATTAGAAACTGAAGTCGGGGAAAGAGGAGTAAGGCTTTCTGGTGGGCAACGTCAACGGATAGGAATTGCACGAGCATTGTATCACAACCCGGAAATCTTATTTATGGATGAAGCGACGTCAGCATTGGACAATGAAACCGAAAAAGAAATCATGAAGGCGATTGATGGGTTAAAAGGCGAAAAGACGTTGATCATTATCGCTCATAGATTGAGTACGATAGAAAATTGTGATATCGTATTTAAAATGAATAAAGGTAAATTGATATCTATCGATAATAAACGGGAACAGAAAACAATTGCACATTAA
- a CDS encoding acetyltransferase, with the protein MKNIVVFGCGGHAKVIIDILEKSNEFNILGFIDHFVAEGTIVFGYEVLGDETTLQANSKIAGGIVAIGDNFVRSLMVEKIKEINPKFNFITAVHPTSIIARGVELGEGTAVMPGAIINSDSKIGEHCIINTKASIDHDCRIGDYVSLAPGVTLGGNVAIGQHSAVSLGSSIIHSVKIGQHTIIGAGSTVLKDIESNVIAYGAPAKVIRTRTTGEKYL; encoded by the coding sequence GTGAAAAATATTGTCGTGTTTGGTTGTGGAGGACACGCTAAGGTTATCATTGATATCCTCGAAAAAAGCAATGAATTTAACATATTGGGATTCATTGATCATTTTGTTGCTGAGGGTACTATTGTTTTTGGATATGAAGTATTAGGGGATGAAACGACACTTCAAGCGAACTCGAAAATAGCTGGTGGTATAGTCGCCATCGGTGATAATTTTGTTAGAAGTCTTATGGTTGAAAAAATTAAAGAAATAAATCCAAAATTCAACTTTATCACTGCTGTTCATCCAACTTCGATTATAGCAAGAGGTGTTGAACTTGGTGAAGGTACAGCCGTTATGCCAGGAGCGATAATAAACAGCGACAGTAAAATTGGTGAACATTGCATTATTAATACGAAAGCTTCAATTGATCATGATTGTAGAATAGGAGATTATGTTTCGTTAGCACCAGGAGTAACGTTAGGTGGAAATGTTGCAATAGGTCAGCATTCAGCAGTTTCATTAGGATCATCGATCATTCATTCTGTAAAAATTGGACAGCACACCATTATCGGCGCAGGATCAACGGTTTTAAAAGATATTGAATCAAACGTTATTGCATACGGCGCGCCGGCAAAAGTTATTAGAACAAGAACAACTGGAGAAAAATATTTGTAA